DNA sequence from the Rattus rattus isolate New Zealand chromosome 2, Rrattus_CSIRO_v1, whole genome shotgun sequence genome:
TCACTGGATTTGCGCTGACTTCTTTCTCGGGAAAGAGAAATGATGAGTTGTTTTTAAAAGGTCAAATCCAAACAAAATCTCCAAATATTGTCCATGCATGCAGAAACTAAGTCTACATACTCATAGCCCACTTAAAAGTCCCTCTCACTCAAGTCtaccacagaaacacacacacacacacacacacacacacacacacactctcaaggAATTAGATAAGTTTGACACTTTCTAGAACTAAGCGACATGGTTGGCATTTCCTTAAAACTATTCCTTAAAATGGGCTACAGCTCAGCGTTAGAGATCAGATCCATAACTCAAATCAGATAATCACATTCACATTCTAACTAGAATGCAGGCAACACCAGCCGGCTCCAGAATTTGGGAACAGATTCCTAACATCTCCAAGCTAAAGGTCCAAACCTAGATATAACACACCACAACTACCACCAACAAAGTAACAAAACTCCATTTAATGTCATTGCTAAAAATGAAGccctttcttgtcctttcttttctttctggtgtgtgtgtgtgtgtgtgtgtgtgtgtgtgtgtgtgtgtgtgcgtgtgtcccattaaaatgaaattttgatggaAGCAGTCAATATTATTAAAACACactgaaaattttatatttccaGGCCGGCTGAGTTTACAgcaatattattttttcatagtTGAACAGAAAAATCACTGAAGTGTTAcattgagattaaaaaaaaaaaacaaacgggGCAACTTTCAAAGTAAATGTTGTGGCCCTGGTTTCATAATTAAATAGCTGTTTGTGAAGCGAGAtaaatggaggcagagggagcaaaAACTTTTGAACACTTGCCTATTTTATATGAGCTGGAAGTGAGCATAACACAAGCACGGCTTTtaaaatgtaccacactttcagTTGGTAatgcatttattgtcatggtagcACGAGGCATACCTTTATTTAGTACATATGCGTCTATAAAGCACCCCCTCTTCCCGACCAGAGAATTCGCCACCCTTCAGCGAGCTCTGTAATCAAATATCCGATGGGAGGGGCTTGTGAAATGTTCCAGGGGACGGAGGTGAACCCGGGCAGACGTATAGCCTAAAAAGCAAGCAACAGGGTCGTCTTTACTTTATCTGACAGTAATTGGCTGAACTGTCTGATAGGAAAGCCTATTGTTAATTGAGCACGGATCCAGGATTTCTAAGATCTTTTCAAACAAGCGAATACAAATGCCCCAGAACATGCTAGTAACTGGATATGAGGAGTACTAGATTCTGCCCCGATAAGCCACCTCAGCGGTGCTCCAGCCCTCAGTTTTTCTGCCCTAAGGCAGCTCACAGTTGGCAGCGCACAGGTTGTGGGGGTGTCTCAGGTGCCCGCTGCTGACTGCTGACGCGGGAAAGGGAGACCACCAGGATGGGATTGACCTGGCTAGGATCCTTGTTAGGTACCCGCTACTTAGAAGCCAGTATAACTCAAGACCAGACAACTTCGAAGAGCTGAACCGGTGCGCTGGCAAAAACCAGAGATCAACGCTAAAAAgcaatgggtgggtgggagtctCCAGTGCTCTGGATCCTGTGTGCCAGGAGAGGGCTGGGAACGGTGAGGTGGTTAGGCCATAGATGCCACACGCTGGCGCGCTCACCAGTGAGCCCTTACAGGTCAGGTCCTGTCCAGCCTGCCCTGAAGCAAGGAAGCAAGTTGtctggatgagagagagagagagagagagggagagagagagagagagagagagagagagagagagagaattgtacAGGTGTGTTTTGAGGAAACTTGACCAGGTAGTGATGGCAAAGGGATTTTTGGAGGACAACCCCGCCACAAGACCCTGCAGGTAGGGAGCAGACAGCCATCTTCATGGACCAAGAGAAGAAACCAGAGTGGGCCTTCTCGGCCGCAACAGGTGTGTGGGTATAGCACTGAGACGCAGGCCTTGGACAGAGGTGAGGGTGGGGTTTCACCCAGCCAGGATTCTGGGGCAAGGTTTAAGTGAGGCCAAAGCGCGCCTAGCAAACAAGAAACCAAGGAAGGAAAACTGCGCTTCCGACCGAAGCAAAgacttttatctttctgtttgtccAGATCTTGAAATCACTTGAAAGCTAAGAAAAGTGGAGTTCAGAAAGGAATAGAGGCATTTCTCTAGGACGGTTTTTGCCTTGCAGTTGGCGGCAGGGTGcgggactgaggcaggagcatggtttCCTTCTGGTCCTCTGACTGGCAGCTGGGACACACGCAGTCCACTCAAAGTCCCCCACCTTCAGCGTGGCGCACTCACCCCACCTCTGGATGTTTGTGCTTCGGATCCACAGGAAAACCAGGCACACTCCTTCCCTTGGTGGACTGGCGGGCCCTTTGTGGCGACCACGACTTTAGATTGCAGTATCCACAGTTTCAAGTCTTAAAGCAAAAAGGCTCCTGTGACCAAGGAACGGTTTCAAGGAGCCAGAGCCTAACCACAGATGatctttccccatctcccccaGAGCACGTGGAGGGAGCCTCTTCCCAGCCTCCCCGGTGGCCCCAGGAGCTGCCTCCCCCTCAGTATTTCCGCTCTCCCCAAAGAGCCccgcctctctctcctcccaactcGCTGTTCTTTCTTTCAGGGCCAAGGGCACCAACTCTTCTCGCCGAGGCCTCGGGGTTCCGCAAGGCCGCTCTCCATGTAATCCGCATTCATGCCCTGACTACAGGTTTCCCAGGGCATCATCCTCGGTCGCCGTGCCATCCAGTGGTCCCTTCCAGTTGAGGACAGTCTCTCCCAAACTGCGAGGTTCTACTAGcaaaaaagaaagtgtgtgtgtgtgtgtgtgtgtgtgtgtgtgtgtgtgtgagagagagagagagagagagagagagagagagagagagagagagagaggccttgtTTGCGTTTTCCAAGGCGTGCTGCCCACGCATTTTACTGTTAATCTCGGGGGCTAGGCACTTACTGTAGGCGGGTGGGTACCAGAAGGTGGTTCCCACCAGACAGTTTTCTGAATCTGAGACCACATATATGCAGAATACAACCCTGGCTTCAGAAACTGAGTAGAGAGATAAGGCGTTCCGGGAAGTTGAGGCCTATACCCAGGCTCCCGACTCCCTTCAGAAGGCCTGGGCTGAGGCCACAGCTGCGTTACCTCCTTTCTGAGATCCGAGCCACCCAGTGTGTAAGGCGGAACACCAGTCAGGTCAGAATCAATGCAGTCAACAAACACTGCTTTGACCTCCCACAAAGAACAAGGGTGGTTACTAGTACTCAGCTCTTTGCGTTAGTAGACAACTACGCTAAGCTTCTGGTCTGGCTATCCCTATCTTAAACTACCACAATAACCCTAGAAGAGACAATTCGGCTCCTTTATATAGACCAGGAATCTGAGAATGTCCAAAACCAAATACTGACTCTGGCCAAGTTTTGAAGCGTAGAGCCTCTGCACACGAACAGAACTCGGTCGTCCTCTCTTCTACAGACCTGAAGCCACTTCGAGGGCTGCAAGGGCAAATACGATCTGGACCCTGCCCCCTCAGGGATTCACAATCTAGTGTGACAATCAGACGGACAGGTACAGCTATGGCACTAGGTGGGGGGGGTGACAAGTGACATTACGAACACTGACGGAACAAGTTCTGAGGAAGAGGACCTCCAGGTTCGGCGATCTGGCCGGCGCTTCCTTGGAGGTATTGGAGTGGAGCCTCGGAGAACAAGTTTCCATTCGTGGCAATGAGGGTGGGAAAGGCACTCCAGGTGGCAGGGACAGCTAGAGCAAAGATGAAGTGGAATTTGACACGTCGCCCATATTTCCTCTCCTTAGAAATCCATAGTCCGGTATTTACTGGCCAGGAAGTTTTCCTGCCCTGAAGCAGCTGGAAAGCCACAGTGCTGTGGCCTCCTTCCAAGACTTTGTTGGTTCATGGACAGTGAGCCTCTCAGAACTGCCCCTGGTCGGGAAGGTGCAGCTAGGTGGAGCAGGAATCGGTGACTCGGATACccggttctttgcagcttctccCACCGCGACTTGGACCTCAGGACCCTAATCTAGTCCCTGTCTATTTCTGGTAGCGCTGCAACATCCCACTGGGTGGACGCAGAGGGCGTGGCCCACAGACGCCAGAACCAATTGGGAAGGAGGCCAGGATGCCGACCCCGCCCATCGACGTGACGCAGGGCCCCCGGACAGAGGCTTCACAGCCCCGGCCCCAGTCCGTGCAGTGGCTGTAACAAAACCCAGACCCCCAGGTCCCGGCCAATGGAGGCGTTTTAGACTGGAGCTGGACCGCGTCTGTCAAAAGCTCGACTCCGCACCACCGTGGAGTCCAGAAGACGAGCTGGAGCCACCGcactccctccccgcccccgccgGGATTTATTGAGTATTTGGACTGGACAATTAAGTGGCCCTGATGATGATACCAAGCCCGGTCACCTCCACCCCTTTCTCAGTCAAAGACATTTTGAATCTGGAACAGCAGCGGCACTTCCACGGAGCACACTTGCAGGCGGAATTGGAGCAGCACTTACACTCGGCGCCCTGCATGCTGGCAGCGGCTGAAGGGACGCAGTTTTCTGATGCAggggaggaggacgaggaggaagagggagagaaattgTCCTATTTGAACTCACTAACGGCCGCCGAGGGCCACGGAGTTTCGGGTCTCTGTCCTCAGAGCTATGTCCATACAGTCCTTCGAGACTCTTGCAGCGGGCCCaaggagcaagaagaggaggTTGGGAGCGAACGGAGCCAAAGTGAGTACAGGGGGGAAAGAAACGCGTCCGTACACCTGGGGCACTGGCTCAACGCCCATAAACAACCCATAAACCTTGCCAGCATGGCCACCCGCCCCTTTCACATTCGGCTAGGGTCATGTCTACACCAGGCTCACGGACAGCTCTGCAAAGCACAGGTACCTgagatggggctggggctggggaaaaaaaaaaaacaaaaaacgagaaGGTGATTCTGAGAACTACTCTTCCCCGGAGCAGGGAGCGCGAGCAGTCCCCgaaggagggaaagaggtgaCTGCGACCCTGCTTCCTTGAGCAATGAGTGACGGGGGCCCAGAGGCAGGGAGTTAacttctccgtgtgtgtgtgtgtgtgtgtgtgtgtgtgtgtgtgtgtgtgtgtgtgttctttcgcACACCCCTCTTCTCAGAAAAAAGAGAGGGTCAGTTGTCtgccattttctctgtctttcttctaatGTGAGGTGAGTTCAGTGAGGCCAGCACAGTCACCCCGGCTCTTCCGAAAAGGCTGTGCAGGCAGATTGTGTTTTGACCGCCCTTTCGGACGAGAAACCTTGATAGACAGCACCTTTCTTCTGAGCTTGCAGCTCTCCCTTCTCACACGCGCAGGACTCGGCGAGGAGAGGGGATGGTTGGTGTGTGGGAGCGCGATCTATATTAGATGACCACTCCAAGTCACACCCATGAGGTGAAGGCCTCTAAAAAATATCCCAGTGCTCGCTTTGTGGCTCATGCTGCTGATGGAGTAGAATGGGTAAAGTTTCTAATTTAGTTGGGGATTCTGGCCGCTCAGTAGATCAGAGGTGAGTTAGGTAGGAAAATCGGATAACCAAATAAATCCATAAGAAAATATCCGAAAGGGAAACAGAATCAAACAATCTCTTCTCCAAGTGGAGATTCGATCAGGCTGAGACCAAGATCTTTTCTCTGACAGCTCCAGGCTTAACACAGGCATGAACCTATCTAAATCGGTCCATCcaacttttgtttttcctctgtaaGGTAATATACAAATATTGTCACAGACACGTTCTCAGTAGTTTTGAgaattgaaaaaaattcttaagcTGCACATACGCCTTTCACTTAGATATTAAAAATTTTCTGCAATCAACCCATGCATCCAGGCCGCCTGCCCCCAATACCAAGTTTCACACCTTCGGGAGAGTGGAAGGCAAACGAATTTGCAAATATTGTGTTCCGTGATCGCCTGAAAATTGTCATTAGCCCCTGGACCGCACATTTAATCTCTTTTCTCGCTAATGCTCAAATTTAATAACTACAATCTAACTACTCCCCACCGAACGAACATGCCTTCTCCCGGTTAGGGGGTCCGCCTGATGCGGGAGCCCTTGGGCACCAGGAGCCATAAACTTTCTCCAAATCCAGCATTTACTACGGGGTGTTCTGTGCCTCTAGGGCTTAGGTGTGGTATCCTGGGAACTAGAAAGGCTAATGTCTTGCTTCTTCCTTAGAAAGCTGCCAGTTGAAGAAGTCTCTCGAAGCGGCGGGAGACTGTAAAGCGAGCGAGGACGGCGAGAGGCCGAAGCCGCGCAGCCGGCGGAAGCCCCGGGTGCTCTTCTCGCAAGCTCAGGTCTTTGAGCTGGAGCGCAGGTTCAAGCAGCAGCGGTACCTGTCGGCGCCCGAGCGCGAGCATCTTGCCAGCAGCCTGAAGCTCACGTCCACGCAGGTGAAGATCTGGTTCCAGAATCGCAGGTACAAGTGCAAGAGACAGCGGCAGGACaagtccctggagctggggacccacgcgccgccgccgccgccccgccGCGTGGCAGTGCCGGTGCTCGTGCGGGACGGCAAACCGTGCGTCACTCCCAGCGCGCAAGCCTACGGCTCGCCCTACGGCGTGGGCGCGGGCGCCTACTCCTACAACAGCTTCCCCGCCTACGGCTACGGGAACTCGGCGGCCGCAGccgctgcagcagcagcagccgcagccgcagccgcGGCTTACAGCGGCAGCTACGGCTGCGCCTACCCGacaggcggcggcggcggtggtggcggcGCAGCCTCCGCCGCGACCACCGCAATGCAACCCGCCTGCAGCGCCACCGGCGGCGGATCTTTTGTGAACGTGGGCAACCTGGGAGGCttcggcagcggcggcggcgcgCAACCCTTGCATCAAGGTGCCGCAGCCGGAGCCGCGTGCGCGCAGGGGACCTTGCAGGGCATCAGGGCTTGGTAAGGTCTGGGCAGGACACGCGGCTGGCGTCCTACCGCAAGCTGGGCGCCGCGGGAACGAGACACGAGAAAGGACAGACCCAAGGGCCGTGTCCCCTcgttaaaataaaatacagacgTATCGCTCCTTCCAAGGGGCCAGGGTCGCAGCACACTCCAGGCCTGGGGCATGGGCTCAGCGGAGAAAAGATGCCCTGGTCCAGTCGTCGTCAGGACTGTCTGAGACAGAAACAGCGGCCGGGCGCCAGGGAGCAGgtggcctccccaccctggctctGTGGGGAGTGCGGGAGGCTGTCGCTTGCTCTCCGGAGGAGGAGGGGGGTGCTTTTCTCTTGCCTTCCCTTGGCCTTCTCGTAGTGTGGTCAGGGAACCGGACCGAACAGGGaggcaaaaggaaaggaagaacaataaaaggaaaaaaaaagttggagagAGAGCGTGAAGGAGAGGAAAATGGGGTACTAGCTTGAGAAATCCCACCGATCCGCAGCCCCTCTTGCTCTCCCGGAGCGCCACAACGCAGTGGAGTTTTCGTTTTCCAActgttttccttcccagacagaCTCCGCCCGGATCCCTGGATTGTCAGGGGACTCTTCTGGGAGACCACCACCGCAGTGAGATCGAAAgttggggggaagggaggcagcTGAGCAAATCCAAGACCTGACGGCCCAACCTAGGCTGTCGCCAGgttggtttcctttctgttttgtattCTGTATTCCGCACATTATCTCTATATAACTATAACCACACGCCGTGTACACATCCGCTGTCACACACTACAGGAGTCAATAAAGAAGGTGCAATATTTCTGAGCTGTTTGGCTTGCTGCAAGACTTGTTTAGCCCCAAAGACTGGAGAGGGCCCCCCTTAAAGGGAATGGGAAGTGAGGGGAAGTACCCTGGCCATCTCTGCCTGGTGCCCCTGAGCCAGGCCCCTGGCTGCAAGTTTGGTCTCTTCTTTAgctttgtttcttaatttctttttagtgTTGTGAGCCGAACAGGATGGAGGAAGGCTCTGGGTCTCCTGAGGTCGGGAACTTTGTAATCCCCCATCCCAGCCCACCCCCCGCTACATTTTACCCAGATGCACTGACTTGGTGCGGGGACCCGCCTTGGTCAAGCTGGGACTCTGCCCCACCTCCAGGGTCTCCGAGGAAGAAGTTGGCCTCCAGGCTCAGCCTTGGGCGGCTCCTCCCTTGGCCGCCACCCGGCCTTGGAGCTCGCCCGGGGGCGCTGCACCGCGCCGCGCCCCGCCGCGGCTGAGCTCTCCCCCTCGGccgccctcccttctcccccGGCGGCCGCGGCTTTATGCGGCTCCTTGTCACTTGCGGAGAATGCCTGTGCGAGGCCAGTGCTGCCACACGGCCGATTGTGAGCGTGCCAAGGCGGGTGAATGGGGAGGCCTCTGAGCGCCGCGCCATTGTGGGGCCGGCCCCGGCTGAAAGGCGGCTCCGGGCCGGGAAGGTGCGGAAAGAATGGCTTTTTATTGGAGTCCCGAACAAAAGGTGTGGTAGGAAGGCGAGGTCCCCTGCGCGAACAAAACCCCCAGCGCGTCGGATTGACGTCCCCCCCGAGCTCCCCGTTGCTTCTCAGAGCGGGGGCTTTGTGCAGCAGTCTGCTCAACAGAGGGACGGAGAAATGCGCGGGGGGTTTTGTTCCCCgcattttttgtgtgtgggggaaggggtggcCGGGGGGCCGGGGGCTGGGCGGGCAGCAGGGAGGGGCGCGCTGATTAGGCCGGGAGGGCCAGGGCGCTGAGAGGTTCAGCGGGAGTCGGCCGCCTGAATGCAGGGTCATTATTGCTACAAGTTTAGCAATTTCGCCGgtgctggagggggtgggggctgttGGGCTGCTGAGGGGCTGCTAGGCTAGGGAGCTAGAGAGGgactgcaagaaaaaaaaaaaggagggggagaaaggcaggaaagcaggttggtcagcaggcaggcaggcaagacaGTGTCCCCAAACCCTCTGACCGCCCAGGACGTCTGCCCTTGGACTCATCCCCAAAGGGCCTAGGCCGAGTCTGTGGAAGtcggagggaggagggagaccaGCCTCCTCTTTGCTCTCTGGTAGCTGAAGAGTCCCAGAGCTGGGCTTGAGTTAGTGCACAAGACTTCTGCACCCCCAGTTCGTTTAATCTTAACTTGCGGTGAGCTGAAACCCCTCCTCCAACCACTCCATAAtcactggggatggggtggggggtggcccAGGCCACTCTCTTaccctgccctgagttcctgaaGCTGATGGCTGGAGAAGGTGTTCTCAGTTTCTCACTAGCTGGAAGATTCAGTCATTCAACGGTATACACCTAGAACCGATTTACTCTCACCGCCTTAGACGCTGGGAGTGGATGGTGGGAAACCACGATCGGTCCAGAGATTCCTGGAATTCATTTTGTGTATGGAAGTGGGCTGGTGGGCTtgtgacaaaaaaaacaaacaaacaaacaaataaatgtgttaTTGTTTTAATAGCGGATAGACTTAAAGTgtacataaaatactaaaaattgaAGTCCTTTGAGATACGAGTCAGAGAAAGGCATTTAAGTTGATACCAGACTGGGAAAACTAAAGAAGTCAACCTTCTCTCTCAGCCCTCAGACCTCTGCAGTGCCACGTTGCCCC
Encoded proteins:
- the Nkx2-3 gene encoding homeobox protein Nkx-2.3, giving the protein MMIPSPVTSTPFSVKDILNLEQQRHFHGAHLQAELEQHLHSAPCMLAAAEGTQFSDAGEEDEEEEGEKLSYLNSLTAAEGHGVSGLCPQSYVHTVLRDSCSGPKEQEEEVGSERSQKSCQLKKSLEAAGDCKASEDGERPKPRSRRKPRVLFSQAQVFELERRFKQQRYLSAPEREHLASSLKLTSTQVKIWFQNRRYKCKRQRQDKSLELGTHAPPPPPRRVAVPVLVRDGKPCVTPSAQAYGSPYGVGAGAYSYNSFPAYGYGNSAAAAAAAAAAAAAAAAYSGSYGCAYPTGGGGGGGGAASAATTAMQPACSATGGGSFVNVGNLGGFGSGGGAQPLHQGAAAGAACAQGTLQGIRAW